From Microbacterium pseudoresistens, the proteins below share one genomic window:
- a CDS encoding polyphosphate kinase 2 family protein, translating to MAKKRGNAEVADLLRVGPGFRFDDVDPDATPGYDGDKNDGEKDLAAGLEKLSELQERLFAEAAVGEAREAVLLVLQAMDSAGKGGIVRHVVGGVDPQGVELAAFKAPTKEELAHDFLWRIEKRLPQSGFIGVFDRSHYEDVLIGRVRELAPAEEIERRYGAIVDFEERAAASGIRIVKVMLHISRDEQKQRLMERLERPDKHWKYNPGDVDERLLWDDYMAAYETVFERTSTDAAPWYVVPANRKWYARLAVQELLLGALQGIDPQWPGADYDIEVEKKRLSAS from the coding sequence ATGGCAAAGAAGCGAGGGAACGCCGAGGTCGCCGATCTGCTGCGCGTCGGGCCGGGTTTCCGGTTCGACGATGTGGATCCGGATGCGACGCCGGGCTACGACGGCGACAAGAACGACGGCGAGAAGGATCTCGCCGCGGGACTGGAGAAGCTGAGCGAGCTGCAGGAGCGGCTGTTCGCCGAAGCCGCCGTCGGTGAGGCGCGCGAGGCCGTGCTGCTCGTGCTGCAGGCGATGGACTCGGCAGGCAAGGGCGGCATTGTGCGGCACGTCGTGGGGGGTGTCGACCCGCAGGGGGTCGAGCTCGCCGCGTTCAAGGCGCCGACGAAGGAGGAGCTCGCGCACGACTTCCTCTGGCGCATCGAGAAGCGTCTGCCGCAGTCGGGCTTCATCGGCGTCTTCGACCGTTCGCACTACGAGGATGTGCTCATCGGGCGGGTGCGCGAGCTCGCCCCGGCCGAGGAGATCGAGCGCCGCTACGGGGCCATCGTCGACTTCGAGGAGCGCGCCGCGGCCTCGGGCATCCGAATCGTGAAGGTCATGCTGCACATCTCGCGCGACGAGCAGAAGCAGCGGCTCATGGAGCGGCTCGAACGGCCGGACAAGCACTGGAAGTACAACCCCGGCGACGTCGACGAGCGCCTGCTCTGGGACGACTACATGGCCGCGTACGAGACCGTGTTCGAGCGCACGTCGACGGATGCCGCGCCCTGGTACGTCGTGCCGGCGAACCGCAAGTGGTACGCGCGCCTCGCCGTGCAGGAGCTGCTGCTCGGGGCGCTGCAGGGCATCGACCCGCAGTGGCCCGGCGCCGACTACGACATCGAGGTCGAGAAGAAGCGGCTCTCCGCCAGCTGA
- a CDS encoding HNH endonuclease signature motif containing protein, whose translation MTDAEVVAVLSEAAEVSRHVEQIRLAAAGVIAARSTRDAGHNGLAQSRGHRSPTALVQELTGTTKAEAARQVRVGVELLDAAPEPDSTAEGGESSLPAELIQTPWHEPLRQALRAGEISSTAYDAIRRGLGEPATANPKIDADARVAFDDETREAWRQAAEQLIGEAAERTVEELRIAAQSVRDMLDPEGAEARFLARFEKRSFRTYIDDIGMRRASIVFDDEGAAFVESIRAAALRPRRGGPRFVDPDEKSRAAELVDDPRTNDQLSYDLVLDVIRAGVLAEPEQVFGTRQAGLRLVQVIDTAGRRAPVAHTEDDLVTVPAAVADRRACDAGTVNVTLDASGNPLDVGREHRLFTTRQRIALAVRDGGCRWKGCDRPASYCEAHHIDEWERDGGRTDIDRGILLCRYHHMTLHHGGWRITRNGTDDFILHNAESERTVLVPRAALRYAWGDIDPPPRRLRPAAA comes from the coding sequence ATGACGGATGCCGAAGTCGTGGCGGTGCTGTCCGAGGCGGCCGAGGTCAGTCGGCATGTCGAGCAGATCCGGCTCGCCGCAGCCGGAGTCATCGCCGCGCGATCCACTCGGGATGCGGGGCACAACGGCCTCGCCCAGAGCCGCGGACACCGATCCCCGACAGCACTCGTGCAGGAGCTCACGGGAACCACAAAGGCAGAAGCCGCGCGGCAGGTGCGGGTCGGCGTCGAGCTGCTAGATGCAGCGCCGGAGCCCGACAGCACCGCTGAGGGTGGCGAGTCTTCGCTGCCGGCCGAACTCATCCAGACTCCGTGGCACGAGCCGCTGCGACAGGCGTTGCGCGCCGGCGAGATCTCATCGACCGCCTACGACGCGATCCGCCGCGGCCTCGGCGAGCCAGCGACGGCCAACCCGAAGATCGACGCCGATGCCCGGGTCGCGTTCGACGACGAGACGCGCGAGGCGTGGCGGCAGGCCGCCGAACAACTCATCGGGGAGGCTGCCGAGCGCACCGTCGAAGAACTGCGCATCGCCGCGCAGAGCGTGCGCGACATGCTCGACCCCGAAGGGGCAGAGGCCCGATTCCTCGCCCGGTTCGAGAAGAGAAGCTTCCGCACTTACATCGACGACATCGGGATGCGGCGGGCGAGCATCGTGTTCGATGACGAGGGCGCGGCATTCGTCGAGAGCATCCGCGCCGCCGCCCTGCGCCCGCGCCGGGGAGGGCCCCGATTCGTCGATCCCGACGAGAAGTCCCGCGCCGCGGAACTCGTCGACGATCCCCGCACGAACGACCAGCTCTCCTACGACCTGGTGCTCGACGTGATCCGGGCGGGCGTACTGGCCGAACCCGAGCAGGTGTTCGGCACGCGGCAGGCGGGACTGCGGCTCGTGCAGGTCATCGACACCGCTGGCCGGCGCGCACCGGTCGCTCACACCGAAGACGACCTCGTCACCGTGCCCGCCGCGGTCGCGGACCGCCGAGCGTGCGACGCAGGGACCGTGAACGTCACGCTCGACGCATCCGGAAACCCGCTCGACGTCGGCCGTGAGCACCGACTCTTCACGACCCGGCAGCGGATCGCACTCGCCGTTCGCGACGGTGGCTGCCGGTGGAAGGGATGCGACCGCCCCGCGTCCTACTGCGAAGCCCATCACATCGACGAATGGGAACGAGACGGAGGCCGCACCGACATCGACCGCGGTATCCTGCTCTGCCGATACCACCACATGACCCTCCACCACGGCGGATGGCGGATCACCCGAAACGGCACCGACGACTTCATCCTGCACAATGCCGAAAGCGAGCGGACCGTGCTCGTTCCCCGCGCCGCACTCCGTTACGCATGGGGAGACATCGACCCACCCCCGAGACGACTCCGACCCGCCGCGGCCTGA
- a CDS encoding type ISP restriction/modification enzyme, which translates to MYWDDWASDIGEIAQRFIALITAHVDAPENDRAPFESFVKALRATVNPDVSESEAVELLAQHLITKPVFEAMFPDGSFTQDNPVSLAMEKVLATFDENAAFAREREPLDAFYAKITEKIRGLESVRAKQQMLVTLYDKFFSKAFPLLADRMGIVFTPVEVVDYILRSADAALHQHFGKRLSDEGVNILEPFVGTGTFLTRLMQIGLIKPEDLTRKYRQELFANEIVLLSYYIAAVNIESVYRELCAENGIDPAEGGFQGISLTDTFAMDERDSQLAGGVFPENNARLEKQRATKVDVILMNPPYRAGQSSANDGAQNAKYKTTDARIAATYMRLSSGTQKSKLYDSYYRALRWATDRLGDQGVVAFVSNSGFVDSPVANGVRLSWAQEFSDVIVYNLRGNQRVKNWQAEGGKVFGEGSQTGVAITVLVKDPNHPGAGRVHYADVGDYLTREEKLDRLRLDSSIESTEFEAVQANAAGDWINQRDERYVAFQPIGDKVSKGRVGTVGVFQNFALGASTNRDVWVCNFGAGRLEQNVGAMVDEFNRLIADDARTPDAARIGWSNKLTARRRTGKPMTTHTGGPRRIQFRPFMRQQVWFDPGLIDAPGISARVSPTVNHSTVAIAINTDSRISTPALMADGLVSLHLNGDSQVFPRYTWEPASAPDGALNLEALAASDTDEVVDGHRRVDNITDATLDAYRQVHGDVVTKDDIFYAIYALLHHPTYRETYAADLQKMLPRIPQVKGFAEYARIGRELAELHVDYESVAQHPLNEELSLTAPDDPYERYRIDKLSWISRKDHTGIRYNEHLTITGIPENESEYKVAGRSPLEWVIDRYKVTTDKKSGIVNDPNAWLREQENPRYVVDLIRSLVTVSLETQRLIAELPEFEVIDS; encoded by the coding sequence ATGTACTGGGACGACTGGGCCAGCGACATCGGTGAGATCGCCCAGCGCTTCATCGCGCTGATCACTGCTCACGTCGACGCGCCGGAGAACGACCGCGCGCCGTTCGAGTCGTTCGTCAAGGCGCTGCGGGCGACGGTCAATCCGGATGTCTCGGAGTCCGAGGCGGTCGAGTTGCTCGCGCAGCATCTCATCACCAAGCCGGTCTTCGAGGCGATGTTCCCGGATGGCTCGTTCACGCAGGACAATCCGGTCTCCCTGGCGATGGAGAAGGTGCTCGCAACCTTCGATGAGAACGCGGCCTTCGCGCGTGAGCGGGAGCCACTCGACGCGTTCTACGCCAAGATCACCGAGAAGATCCGCGGGCTCGAGAGCGTCCGGGCGAAGCAGCAGATGCTCGTCACGCTCTACGACAAGTTCTTCTCGAAGGCGTTCCCGTTGCTGGCCGACCGGATGGGCATCGTCTTCACACCGGTCGAAGTCGTCGACTACATCCTGCGATCGGCGGATGCTGCGCTGCACCAGCACTTCGGCAAACGACTGAGCGATGAGGGCGTGAATATCCTCGAACCGTTCGTGGGGACCGGGACGTTCCTGACCCGGCTCATGCAGATCGGGCTCATCAAACCAGAGGACCTGACGCGCAAGTACAGGCAGGAGCTGTTCGCGAACGAGATCGTGCTGCTCAGTTACTACATCGCGGCGGTCAACATCGAGAGCGTGTACCGGGAACTGTGCGCGGAGAACGGCATCGATCCGGCCGAGGGCGGGTTCCAGGGGATCTCGCTGACCGACACGTTCGCGATGGACGAGCGGGACAGTCAGCTCGCCGGGGGAGTGTTCCCGGAGAACAACGCGCGGCTGGAGAAGCAGCGCGCGACGAAAGTCGACGTGATCCTGATGAATCCGCCGTATCGGGCGGGGCAGTCCAGCGCAAATGACGGGGCGCAGAACGCGAAGTACAAGACCACTGATGCGCGGATCGCGGCGACGTACATGCGCCTCAGCTCAGGGACGCAGAAGTCCAAGCTGTACGACTCCTACTACAGAGCACTCCGATGGGCTACCGATCGACTAGGTGACCAGGGCGTTGTTGCCTTTGTATCGAACTCCGGGTTTGTGGACTCCCCCGTAGCGAACGGCGTCCGACTCAGCTGGGCGCAAGAGTTCAGTGACGTGATTGTTTACAACTTGCGAGGCAACCAGCGCGTCAAGAACTGGCAGGCGGAGGGGGGCAAGGTCTTCGGGGAGGGCTCGCAGACGGGCGTTGCGATCACAGTCCTGGTCAAGGATCCGAACCATCCTGGTGCGGGACGAGTCCACTACGCGGACGTTGGTGACTATCTAACTCGTGAGGAGAAGCTGGATCGACTACGGCTCGACTCGTCAATCGAGTCGACCGAGTTCGAGGCGGTTCAGGCCAACGCTGCGGGGGACTGGATCAACCAGCGAGACGAGCGCTACGTTGCCTTCCAGCCGATCGGTGACAAAGTCTCGAAGGGCCGTGTCGGCACAGTTGGGGTGTTCCAGAACTTCGCGCTTGGCGCATCCACGAACCGTGATGTATGGGTGTGCAATTTCGGCGCCGGGCGGCTGGAGCAGAATGTTGGCGCGATGGTTGATGAGTTCAATCGATTGATCGCCGACGATGCACGTACGCCGGATGCTGCTCGGATCGGCTGGTCGAACAAGCTCACTGCGCGTCGGCGCACAGGCAAACCGATGACGACTCACACCGGCGGCCCACGGCGGATTCAGTTCAGACCGTTCATGCGCCAGCAAGTCTGGTTTGATCCAGGCTTGATCGATGCGCCGGGTATCTCTGCGCGGGTGTCGCCAACTGTGAACCACTCTACGGTGGCCATCGCCATCAACACCGACTCACGAATCAGCACTCCCGCGCTGATGGCGGACGGGCTCGTCAGCCTGCATTTGAACGGAGACTCCCAGGTCTTCCCCCGCTACACCTGGGAACCGGCATCCGCTCCCGATGGCGCGCTGAACCTCGAGGCTCTCGCGGCATCCGACACAGACGAAGTCGTAGACGGCCACCGTCGCGTCGACAACATCACCGACGCGACGCTCGATGCGTACCGCCAGGTCCACGGCGACGTGGTCACGAAAGACGACATCTTCTACGCCATCTACGCGTTGCTGCACCACCCGACCTACCGCGAGACATATGCCGCCGACCTGCAGAAAATGCTCCCGCGCATCCCGCAGGTGAAGGGATTCGCCGAGTATGCGCGCATCGGGCGCGAGCTGGCGGAGCTTCATGTCGACTATGAGTCCGTGGCGCAGCATCCGCTGAATGAAGAGCTCTCGCTCACCGCGCCCGACGATCCCTACGAGCGTTACCGCATCGACAAGCTGTCCTGGATCTCGCGCAAGGATCACACCGGCATCCGGTATAACGAGCACCTCACGATCACCGGCATCCCCGAGAACGAGAGCGAGTACAAGGTCGCAGGGCGCAGCCCGCTCGAGTGGGTGATCGACCGTTATAAGGTGACGACCGACAAGAAGTCGGGCATCGTCAACGATCCGAACGCATGGTTGCGCGAGCAGGAGAATCCGCGCTACGTGGTCGATCTGATCCGCTCGCTTGTCACCGTGAGCCTGGAGACGCAGCGGCTGATCGCGGAGCTTCCTGAGTTCGAGGTGATCGATTCCTGA
- a CDS encoding dicarboxylate/amino acid:cation symporter → MSTTAARPTKAPDTRGPVRKLLTSFGFQIIAALILGIAVGLLGVQLGASKDNPTVLSDTLKTIGSSYVTILRAAVVPLIFTAIVASISNLRRVQNAARLAGQTLLWFAITAFIAVTIGIVLGLVLQPGNRAGDGLETGAPYTVGSWWNFLLGLIPQNFLGLGVSTSLNPETGAASSSVNFNILQVIVVAAVVGIAALKAGKKAEPFLAFTESLLKVIQRVLWWIIRIAPLGTFGLIGSAVIQYGSDKLASLAWFAGAVYIGLALVLFVVYPILVKTHGLSIKQYFSGVWPAVQLGFVSRSSIGTLPLTERVTERNLGVPRGYASFAVPLGATTKMDGCAAIYPAIAAIFVAQFFGIELNIVQYFLIVIVSVVGSAATAGTTGAVVMLTLTLSTLGLPLEGVGLLLAIDPILDMGRTALNVAGQALVPTIVAKREGILDETLYNAPRNGLPFADEDDDDTTPDAETAVDTDAAAALPDTDADTDASGEPEVVGAR, encoded by the coding sequence ATGAGTACCACCGCTGCGCGTCCCACGAAGGCGCCCGACACCCGCGGCCCCGTCCGCAAGCTGCTGACGTCGTTCGGCTTCCAGATCATCGCCGCCCTCATCCTCGGCATCGCCGTGGGACTGCTGGGCGTGCAGCTGGGGGCGAGCAAGGACAACCCGACCGTCCTCTCCGACACGCTGAAGACCATCGGCAGCTCGTACGTGACGATCCTGCGCGCCGCCGTCGTGCCGCTCATCTTCACCGCGATCGTGGCGAGCATCTCGAACCTGCGCCGCGTGCAGAACGCCGCACGCCTGGCAGGCCAGACCCTGCTGTGGTTCGCGATCACCGCGTTCATCGCCGTGACCATCGGCATCGTCCTGGGCCTGGTGCTCCAACCAGGCAACCGCGCAGGCGACGGGCTCGAGACCGGTGCGCCCTACACGGTGGGCTCGTGGTGGAACTTCCTCCTCGGCCTCATCCCGCAGAACTTCCTCGGCCTCGGCGTCAGCACCTCACTGAACCCCGAGACGGGAGCGGCATCGTCGAGCGTCAACTTCAACATCCTGCAGGTCATCGTCGTGGCGGCCGTCGTCGGCATCGCGGCGCTCAAGGCGGGCAAGAAGGCCGAGCCGTTCCTCGCCTTCACCGAGTCGCTGCTCAAGGTCATCCAGCGCGTGCTGTGGTGGATCATCCGCATTGCTCCGCTGGGCACGTTCGGCCTCATCGGATCGGCCGTGATCCAGTACGGCTCCGACAAGCTGGCCTCACTCGCCTGGTTCGCCGGCGCCGTCTACATCGGCCTCGCCCTGGTGCTCTTCGTCGTATACCCGATCCTCGTGAAGACGCATGGTCTGTCGATCAAGCAGTACTTCTCGGGCGTGTGGCCCGCCGTGCAGCTGGGCTTCGTGAGCCGTTCGTCCATCGGCACGCTGCCGCTGACCGAGCGCGTCACCGAGCGCAACCTCGGCGTACCCCGCGGCTACGCCTCGTTCGCCGTGCCGCTGGGCGCCACGACCAAGATGGACGGATGCGCCGCGATCTATCCGGCCATCGCTGCGATCTTCGTGGCCCAGTTCTTCGGCATCGAGCTGAACATCGTGCAGTACTTCCTCATCGTGATCGTCTCGGTGGTCGGCTCGGCCGCCACGGCGGGCACGACCGGCGCTGTCGTGATGCTCACCCTCACGCTGTCGACGCTGGGCCTGCCGCTGGAGGGCGTCGGCCTTCTGCTCGCGATCGACCCCATCCTCGACATGGGTCGCACCGCGCTGAACGTCGCGGGCCAGGCGCTCGTGCCGACGATCGTCGCCAAGCGCGAGGGCATCCTCGACGAGACGCTCTACAACGCGCCGCGCAACGGTCTGCCGTTCGCCGATGAGGACGACGACGACACCACGCCGGATGCCGAGACGGCTGTCGACACGGATGCTGCAGCGGCCCTACCCGACACCGATGCGGATACGGATGCCTCGGGCGAGCCGGAGGTCGTCGGCGCGCGCTGA
- a CDS encoding DEAD/DEAH box helicase family protein, with product MVDEELDALLTQFRGLADSKRMAGNYLEQLARHYLTVEPLWADQLGAVWLWRDWPGRDGRPDTGIDLVAEVRGGGLLAVQVKFFREEHRMQKGDLDSFFEALGREPFTEGLVIDTTTVPWSANAIEALKNRSKPVRRISLDELRHSAIDWSTYELLKPEVAPERHPVKTLRSHQHEAVRAVLDGLVPNSPQNRGKLIMACGTGKTFTALKLAERWVIERTGGAASVLFMVPSLALLQQSLEEWSRERDPELGFRAFAVGSDTNIGRRKNDDLTSVMLEDLGAPATTDGKKLAALLGDVDEEHEGLTVVFSTYQSIDAVAEAQKIRGDTFDLVICDEAHRTTGVTLAGDDESHFVKVHDDAVIPAAARVYMTATPRIFAPEVKNAASQRSAELVSMDDEDLYGPVLYRIGFDEAVRKGLLTDYKVVVLGISEDEIVESLQQELAHEGRELAVTDVAKLIGCWNALAKRNAGSIAEGFGADAAPMRRAVAFAKDIKTSEGVASDFTALVEGHLSNIENDDDTDDLTVEAEHVDGTMNATQRGELLDWLKAAPEQDQFGRPVARVLTNARCLSEGVDVPSLDAVLFLSPRKSQVDVVQAVGRVMRRAEGKRLGYIVLPIAIPAGVSPEEALNDNERYKVVWQVLQALRAHDERLDTAINQAAYTGKLPSRC from the coding sequence GTGGTCGACGAAGAACTCGATGCGCTCCTTACTCAGTTCCGCGGACTCGCGGACAGCAAACGCATGGCGGGCAACTATCTCGAGCAGCTTGCGCGCCACTACTTGACCGTCGAACCGCTCTGGGCCGATCAACTCGGAGCGGTATGGCTCTGGCGGGATTGGCCGGGTCGTGACGGACGCCCCGACACCGGCATCGATCTGGTCGCCGAGGTGCGCGGCGGTGGGCTGCTCGCCGTCCAGGTGAAGTTCTTCCGCGAAGAGCATCGGATGCAGAAGGGCGACCTCGACTCCTTCTTCGAAGCGCTCGGTCGCGAGCCGTTCACCGAGGGCTTGGTGATCGACACCACGACCGTGCCGTGGTCGGCGAACGCCATAGAAGCGCTCAAAAACCGCTCGAAGCCGGTGCGCCGAATCTCGCTGGATGAGTTGCGGCACAGCGCGATCGACTGGTCGACGTACGAACTGCTCAAGCCAGAGGTCGCGCCAGAACGCCACCCGGTGAAAACGTTGCGTTCTCACCAGCACGAAGCTGTGCGCGCCGTGCTCGACGGACTCGTTCCGAACTCTCCGCAGAACCGCGGCAAGCTCATCATGGCCTGCGGCACGGGCAAGACGTTCACTGCGCTCAAGCTCGCGGAGCGATGGGTGATCGAGCGCACCGGTGGCGCGGCATCGGTGCTGTTCATGGTGCCCTCGCTGGCACTGCTGCAGCAGTCGTTGGAGGAGTGGTCGCGCGAGCGAGACCCGGAACTCGGTTTCCGTGCGTTCGCGGTCGGCTCTGACACGAACATCGGGCGCCGCAAGAACGATGACCTCACGAGCGTCATGCTCGAAGACCTCGGGGCCCCGGCGACGACCGACGGCAAGAAGCTCGCGGCGCTCCTCGGCGACGTCGATGAGGAGCACGAGGGACTGACCGTCGTGTTCTCGACGTATCAGTCGATCGACGCCGTGGCCGAGGCGCAGAAGATCCGCGGCGACACGTTCGACCTCGTCATCTGCGATGAGGCGCACCGTACGACCGGGGTGACGCTCGCCGGAGACGACGAGTCGCACTTCGTCAAGGTGCATGACGACGCCGTCATCCCGGCCGCCGCCCGGGTGTACATGACGGCGACACCACGGATCTTCGCACCCGAGGTGAAGAACGCGGCCTCACAGCGTTCGGCAGAGCTGGTCTCGATGGACGACGAGGACCTCTACGGCCCGGTCCTGTATCGGATCGGGTTCGACGAGGCCGTTCGCAAGGGCCTGCTCACCGACTACAAGGTCGTCGTGCTCGGCATCAGCGAGGACGAGATCGTCGAATCGCTTCAGCAGGAGCTCGCGCACGAGGGTCGCGAACTCGCCGTCACCGACGTCGCGAAGCTCATCGGATGCTGGAACGCCCTGGCCAAGCGCAACGCGGGATCGATCGCCGAGGGGTTCGGAGCGGACGCCGCGCCGATGCGGCGAGCCGTCGCCTTTGCGAAGGACATCAAGACATCGGAGGGAGTCGCGAGCGACTTCACGGCACTCGTCGAGGGACACCTCTCGAACATCGAGAACGACGACGACACCGACGATCTGACCGTCGAAGCCGAGCACGTCGACGGCACGATGAACGCCACGCAGCGCGGCGAGCTGCTCGACTGGCTGAAGGCGGCACCTGAGCAAGACCAGTTCGGTCGTCCGGTCGCCCGCGTGCTCACGAACGCCCGTTGCCTGAGCGAGGGCGTCGACGTGCCGAGCCTCGATGCGGTGCTTTTTCTCAGCCCGCGCAAGAGCCAGGTCGATGTGGTGCAGGCCGTCGGCCGGGTGATGCGCCGAGCTGAGGGCAAGCGGCTCGGATACATCGTGCTGCCTATCGCGATCCCCGCCGGCGTCTCGCCCGAGGAGGCGCTGAACGACAACGAGCGCTACAAGGTCGTCTGGCAGGTGCTGCAGGCGCTGCGCGCCCACGACGAGCGTCTCGATACCGCGATCAACCAGGCGGCGTACACGGGCAAGCTGCCGAGCAGGTGCTGA
- a CDS encoding helix-turn-helix domain-containing protein: MPRVPSPAAAHIGGRIRQAREAATLTQDGLAHVSGIDSSNIRAYESGRALPNLFTLVRIADAVGTDPGTLLAGLELEMFPVAASDARRRG; encoded by the coding sequence GTGCCTCGAGTCCCGTCCCCCGCCGCAGCCCATATCGGCGGAAGGATCCGGCAGGCGCGTGAAGCGGCGACGCTCACACAAGACGGACTCGCGCACGTCTCGGGCATCGACTCGTCAAACATCCGCGCCTACGAGAGCGGGCGGGCGCTGCCCAATCTCTTCACGCTCGTGCGCATCGCGGATGCCGTCGGCACCGACCCGGGAACCTTGCTTGCGGGCTTAGAGCTGGAGATGTTCCCCGTCGCCGCCTCCGACGCCCGTCGCCGCGGCTGA